The genomic segment GGTACAGGAACAGGAACAAGTTCATCTTGAAAGATTTTATTTGCATATGCTGTAGCACTACGTTTGTAACTATTAATAGCATACCTATCTTGTTCATCACgcgtaatatttaattttttggcAGTATTTTCTGCACAATTTCCCATATGAAACTTATTATAAACATCAGTTAAACCATCAAATACAATACCATCctattaaattacaaataatcaaTATGAAGATTAATAAATTACAACTTTTTTCAAAACAGcacaaaaacatttattttttacacATTAAATATAGCATTTATTATACCTCAAGTTTTGTGCCACCATACTTAATTTCCCCTCGTGGTAGATAAAATGGTACATTAGACATTGATTCCATACCACCAGCTAGAACAATTTCTTGATGTCCGCATTGTAATGACTGAGAAGCAAGCATAATGCTTTTCATACCACTTGCACACACTTTGTTAACTGTTGTGCATATTGTCGACTTAGGAAGACctgatttaaaaatttatcgatatatatattgatattgTAATgtagaacaaataaaataatagtacaaAAAAACCTGCAAACAGCGTAGCTTGCCTTGCCGGTGCTTGACCTAAGGCAGCTTGACAAACATTTCCCATATATACTTCTGTAACTTCATCTTTGGAAATTCCAGCACGTTCAATTGCTGcctgttataatttataattatgtttTGTACATATGTCTATAGCAATTCATTATCActttagtaaatataaaattgatatttactTTTATAGTTATGGCTCCAAGTTTTGGTGCAGTTAAACTTGATAGTCCTCCAAGAAATGATCCCATAGGGGTTCTAGTCGCACTAACTATAACGACATCATTTAGTTTTACTTTAGAACTATATGAACGTAAGGTCATAAGAGGAATCTAAACAAAAAAAAGTATGgctaaacaataaaaaataatttttcataaaataaatttttgtaaattacatGTACATAAGTTAAGCATATTAagatacaatt from the Bombus terrestris chromosome 1, iyBomTerr1.2, whole genome shotgun sequence genome contains:
- the LOC100647249 gene encoding acetyl-CoA acetyltransferase, mitochondrial isoform X3, translating into MLLLKNINKIPLMTLRSYSSKVKLNDVVIVSATRTPMGSFLGGLSSLTAPKLGAITIKAAIERAGISKDEVTEVYMGNVCQAALGQAPARQATLFAGLPKSTICTTVNKVCASGMKSIMLASQSLQCGHQEIVLAGGMESMSNVPFYLPRGEIKYGGTKLEDGIVFDGLTDVYNKFHMGNCAENTAKKLNITRDEQDRYAINSYKRSATAYANKIFQDELVPVPVPQKRGNPDIVFNEDEEYKKVNFDKFGKLNTVFQKENGTVTAGNASTLNDGAAALILTTTVVAQKMNLKPLARVIAFQDAATDPIDFPTAPSFGISKLLEKTGLNKNDIALWEINEAFSVVVIANQKLLDLDPNTVNIHGGAVSLGHPIGMSGARLVVHLVHALKAGEKGIASICNGGGGASSILIEKL